ACAAATAACCGCATCGAAAGCAGCGCCCAATAAATTCACCAACGAAATCCCGCTACGCAAAAGCCTGCAATCCAACCTGCGGTATGCTTGCAAACACTTAGGAGACACCACCTCATGATCCTCGAAGCCGAGTTGGACCGCGCCGATGCAACCACCGCCATCTTCCGTCTCACCGGACGCATGACCCTCGGCATGCGCCTGCGCGAAGTCGAATCTAGGATCACCGAAGTCGCCGGCAATGGAGTTCGTAAGCTCGTCCTCGAGCTCTCCGGAGTCGAATTCCTCGACAGCGCCGGCCTCGGGCTCCTCATGATCCTCTACGGCAAAATGAAGACCCACAGTGGCGAACTCCGTCTCGTCGCCCCCACCGGCCGCGTCCTTGAAGTCCTCAAGTTGACCTGCACCGACGCCATCCTTCCCATCGACCCGGATCTCGACGCCGCACTGGCAGCATGAACCACACCAAGAAGCAGAGCCTCAGACTCCCCTCGTGTGCACCCGACAACACGCGCATCTCAGGAGAAATCTGAAGCTCGTAACGCACCAAACAGCTAAAGCCAAGCCACGCTAGACCAGAGCCACCAGCTCCGACAGCCGATCCAGGCTCTGGCACCACCCCTGCGACATCCCCTCAAGGTGCTTCGGCGCAGCAGCAGACGTCGTCTTGATCACGCGCGCCACCAGCGAGATCTCCGTTCCGCCCCGCGCTTCTGTAAAGGTCACCGTGTTCATTACCTCGAACATCGGCTTGCCATGCTCATCGATCGCTGCTGTCACAAACACCAGCCTGTGTGGCCGATCGATCGTCACAAACCGCCCCGTCATCGGATACACCACGCCCTCCGGCGATTGCATATCGATCAA
The nucleotide sequence above comes from Tunturibacter empetritectus. Encoded proteins:
- a CDS encoding STAS domain-containing protein, which produces MILEAELDRADATTAIFRLTGRMTLGMRLREVESRITEVAGNGVRKLVLELSGVEFLDSAGLGLLMILYGKMKTHSGELRLVAPTGRVLEVLKLTCTDAILPIDPDLDAALAA
- a CDS encoding SRPBCC family protein gives rise to the protein MAVEGGVMEAGLLEVCLTRRVAAPPAMVFAAWIDREQLAKWWGPKCFTNRVYQVDARVGGAILIDMQSPEGVVYPMTGRFVTIDRPHRLVFVTAAIDEHGKPMFEVMNTVTFTEARGGTEISLVARVIKTTSAAAPKHLEGMSQGWCQSLDRLSELVALV